A window of the Tursiops truncatus isolate mTurTru1 chromosome 14, mTurTru1.mat.Y, whole genome shotgun sequence genome harbors these coding sequences:
- the PAIP2B gene encoding polyadenylate-binding protein-interacting protein 2B has translation MNGSSVANTSPNIKSKEDQGLNGHDEKENPFAEYMWMENEEDFNRQVEEELQEQEFLDRCFQEMLDEEDQDWFIPSRDLPQAMGQLQQQLNGLSVSDGHDSEDILSKSNLNPDAKEFIPGVKY, from the exons ATGAATGGATCCAGTGTGGCGAATACTTCACCCAATATAAAATCCAAAGAGGACCAAGGGTTAAATGGGCATGATGAGAAGGAAAACCCATTTGCAGAGTACATGTGGATGGAGAATGAAGAGGATTTCAACAGGCAG GTGGAAGAGGAGCTGCAGGAGCAAGAATTCTTGGACCGCTGCTTCCAGGAGATGCTGGATGAGGAAGACCAGGACTGGTTTATTCCATCGCGAGACCTTCCTCAGGCCATGGGACAGTTGCAACAACAGTTAAATGGACTGTCAGTCAGTGATGGTCATGATTCTGAAGATATTTTG AGCAAAAGTAACCTGAACCCGGATGCCAAGGAATTTATTCCAGGAGTGAAGTACTGA